A single region of the Plantactinospora soyae genome encodes:
- a CDS encoding aspartate-semialdehyde dehydrogenase encodes MRIGIVGATGQVGGVMRQILAERQFPVERLRLFASARSAGRALPWRDGEVVVEDAETADYGDLDIALFSAGKGTSRDLAPRVAAAGAVVIDNSSAWRMDPEVPLVVAEVNPHAAAVRPRGIIANPNCTTMAAMPVLRPLHAEAGLVGMVVTTYQAVSGSGLAGVAELDEQVRKVADGASALAFDGRAVEFPAPRVYTAPIAFNVLPLAGSIVDDGSGETDEEQKLRNESRKILEIPDLRVSGTCVRVPVFTGHSLQVNARFARSVSPERARELWAGAPGVALADVPTPLLAAGQDPTYVGRVRADETVEHGLSFFCSNDNLRKGAALNAVQIAELVAGELRR; translated from the coding sequence ATGAGGATCGGCATTGTGGGGGCCACCGGCCAGGTCGGTGGCGTGATGCGGCAGATACTTGCCGAGCGCCAGTTTCCGGTCGAGCGGCTCCGGCTGTTCGCCTCGGCGCGGTCGGCGGGTCGGGCGCTGCCGTGGCGGGACGGCGAGGTCGTGGTGGAGGACGCCGAGACCGCTGACTACGGCGACCTGGACATCGCGCTCTTCTCGGCTGGAAAGGGCACGAGCCGGGACCTCGCCCCCCGGGTCGCCGCGGCCGGCGCCGTGGTGATCGACAACTCGTCGGCCTGGCGGATGGACCCCGAGGTGCCGCTGGTGGTCGCCGAGGTCAACCCGCACGCGGCGGCCGTACGTCCCCGGGGCATCATCGCCAACCCCAACTGCACCACGATGGCCGCGATGCCGGTGCTGCGGCCGTTGCACGCCGAGGCCGGACTGGTCGGCATGGTGGTGACGACCTATCAGGCGGTGTCCGGGTCCGGCCTGGCCGGGGTGGCCGAGCTGGACGAGCAGGTCCGCAAGGTGGCCGACGGCGCCAGCGCGCTCGCCTTCGACGGCCGGGCGGTGGAGTTCCCCGCCCCCCGGGTGTACACCGCACCGATCGCCTTCAACGTCCTTCCGCTGGCCGGGTCGATCGTCGACGACGGCTCGGGCGAGACCGACGAGGAACAGAAGCTCCGCAACGAGAGCCGCAAGATCCTGGAGATTCCGGATCTGCGGGTCTCCGGGACCTGTGTCCGGGTGCCGGTGTTCACCGGGCACTCGTTGCAGGTCAACGCCCGGTTCGCCCGGTCGGTGAGCCCGGAGCGGGCCCGTGAGCTGTGGGCCGGGGCGCCGGGGGTGGCGCTGGCGGACGTACCGACCCCGCTGCTGGCGGCCGGCCAGGATCCGACGTACGTCGGCCGGGTCCGCGCCGACGAGACGGTGGAACACGGGCTGTCGTTCTTCTGCTCCAACGACAATCTCCGCAAGGGGGCGGCGCTGAACGCGGTACAGATCGCCGAACTGGTGGCCGGCGAGCTTCGGCGGTAG
- a CDS encoding M16 family metallopeptidase gives MVTERPPTGIARPFLFPRVVRRAVAGGNVVAAHLPGQNLAVAALLLEAGAGREPLGREGLSGVVAKALEEGTTRRDSTAYALALEGLGTELAIAADWDVFQVSVQVSVDRLPAAVEMLTEAVRTPRFDPADVIRVRDDEVTALRMYWANPGPRADAALRADLFGADQRFGRPMDGDPESVAAITVDDVTGYQADWLTRPGTLLVVGDLDRIDLDVLGTTAFAGTSGVAEPAGGTLAVQVPAQRRIILVDRPGSVQSTLRLGHVGPHRGHPDYVPMTLAATVLGGAFTSRLNHLIREVRGYTYGIRSEFGHSRRFGRFVVSSGVQTAVTAPALVDAVGEITRTQDGGVTEAELAVARAWRAGQLSVDLQTPRAIANALATLVVHDLPDDYHATLHEQFLSAEEPEVSAAAATHLHPQGLTLVIEGDAAMIRDELTATGLGEVVDAPR, from the coding sequence CTGGTCACCGAGCGGCCGCCGACCGGGATCGCCCGGCCGTTCCTCTTCCCACGGGTTGTCCGGCGGGCCGTGGCCGGCGGGAACGTGGTCGCCGCCCACCTGCCCGGGCAGAATCTCGCCGTCGCGGCGCTGCTGCTCGAAGCGGGCGCCGGACGGGAGCCGCTCGGCCGGGAGGGACTGTCCGGTGTGGTGGCGAAGGCGCTGGAGGAGGGGACTACCCGACGCGACTCCACGGCCTACGCGCTGGCGTTGGAGGGTCTGGGCACCGAACTCGCCATCGCCGCGGACTGGGACGTCTTCCAGGTCAGCGTCCAGGTCTCGGTGGACCGGCTGCCGGCCGCGGTGGAGATGCTGACGGAGGCCGTCCGGACCCCACGGTTCGATCCGGCCGACGTCATCCGGGTACGCGACGACGAGGTCACCGCGCTGCGGATGTACTGGGCCAACCCGGGGCCACGGGCCGACGCGGCGCTCCGCGCCGACCTGTTCGGGGCCGATCAGCGGTTCGGCCGGCCGATGGACGGTGACCCCGAGTCGGTCGCCGCGATCACCGTGGACGACGTGACCGGTTACCAGGCCGACTGGCTGACCCGACCGGGCACCCTGCTCGTCGTCGGCGACCTCGACCGGATCGATCTCGACGTGCTCGGTACGACGGCGTTCGCCGGCACCTCCGGGGTGGCTGAGCCGGCCGGTGGCACCCTCGCCGTGCAGGTACCCGCGCAGCGGCGGATCATCCTGGTCGACCGGCCCGGCTCGGTGCAGTCCACCCTGCGGCTCGGGCACGTCGGACCGCACCGGGGGCACCCTGACTACGTACCGATGACGCTCGCCGCCACGGTTCTCGGCGGTGCGTTCACCTCGCGACTGAACCACCTGATCCGCGAGGTACGCGGCTACACGTACGGGATCAGGTCCGAGTTCGGTCACTCGCGGCGGTTCGGGCGGTTCGTGGTCAGCTCCGGGGTGCAGACCGCGGTGACCGCGCCGGCCCTGGTGGACGCGGTCGGCGAGATCACCCGTACCCAGGACGGCGGAGTGACCGAGGCGGAGCTGGCGGTCGCCCGCGCATGGCGGGCCGGGCAGCTCTCGGTGGACCTGCAGACTCCCCGGGCCATCGCCAACGCCCTGGCCACGCTGGTGGTGCACGACCTGCCGGACGACTACCACGCGACGTTGCACGAGCAGTTCCTGTCGGCCGAGGAGCCGGAGGTGTCGGCGGCGGCCGCGACGCATCTGCATCCGCAGGGGCTGACTTTGGTGATCGAGGGCGACGCGGCGATGATCCGGGACGAGTTGACCGCCACCGGTCTCGGCGAGGTCGTCGACGCTCCCCGCTGA
- a CDS encoding M16 family metallopeptidase: MPETGYPWPIETARLDNGLRVVVSEDRSASVVAVNLWYDVGSRHEPEGQTGFAHLFEHLMFEGSVNVAKTEHMRLVQGSGGSLNATTNPDRTNYFETLPSEHLALAIWLEADRMGGLVPALTQETLDNQREVVKNERRQRYENVPYGDAWLRLLPLLYPPGHPYHHATIGSMADLDAADLATFQAFHTTYYAPNNAVLTVVGDASPQEVFGLAERYFGGLPPRPDIPAAPDGRVVPATGVPVRETVTTDVPAPRVYLAHRTHPFGGPGYDAVTVLATILGSGRGSRLYQRLADGARLVQPDSISAFGIDLAHAPAPLIVTATARDGVTAEQVEAGLTEVLDEVADGVADAELDRARALLTTAWWRQLASVDGRADILGRHATQLGDPGRAGDRLSGWLAVTADQVTQLAAELLGPEDRATLTYLPEKEGTA; the protein is encoded by the coding sequence ATGCCCGAGACCGGTTACCCCTGGCCGATCGAGACCGCCCGGCTGGACAACGGCCTGCGCGTGGTGGTCAGCGAGGACCGCAGCGCCTCCGTCGTCGCGGTCAACCTCTGGTACGACGTCGGCTCACGGCACGAACCCGAGGGCCAGACGGGATTCGCCCACCTGTTCGAGCACCTGATGTTCGAGGGCTCGGTCAACGTGGCCAAGACCGAGCACATGCGGTTGGTCCAGGGGTCCGGCGGGTCGCTGAACGCCACCACCAACCCGGACCGGACCAACTACTTCGAGACGCTGCCGTCCGAGCACCTGGCCCTCGCCATCTGGCTGGAGGCGGACCGGATGGGTGGCCTGGTGCCGGCGCTGACCCAGGAGACGCTGGACAACCAGCGCGAGGTGGTGAAGAACGAGCGGCGCCAGCGGTACGAGAACGTGCCGTACGGCGACGCGTGGCTCCGGCTGCTTCCGCTGCTCTATCCACCGGGGCATCCGTACCACCACGCGACCATCGGTTCGATGGCCGATCTGGACGCCGCCGACCTGGCCACCTTCCAGGCGTTCCACACCACCTACTACGCGCCGAACAACGCGGTGCTGACCGTGGTCGGGGACGCCTCGCCCCAGGAGGTGTTCGGGCTGGCCGAGCGGTACTTCGGCGGTCTGCCGCCCCGGCCGGACATCCCGGCGGCACCGGACGGGCGGGTGGTGCCGGCGACCGGCGTACCGGTCCGCGAGACCGTGACCACCGACGTACCGGCGCCGAGGGTCTACCTGGCGCACCGGACCCATCCGTTCGGCGGCCCGGGCTACGACGCGGTGACCGTACTGGCCACGATCCTGGGCAGCGGCCGGGGCAGCCGGCTCTACCAACGGCTCGCCGACGGCGCGCGGCTCGTCCAGCCGGACAGCATCAGCGCGTTCGGGATCGACCTGGCGCACGCGCCCGCGCCGTTGATCGTCACCGCCACCGCCCGGGACGGTGTCACCGCCGAGCAGGTGGAGGCGGGACTGACCGAGGTGCTGGACGAGGTCGCCGACGGGGTGGCCGACGCCGAGCTGGACCGGGCCCGGGCGCTGCTCACCACCGCCTGGTGGCGGCAGCTCGCCTCGGTCGACGGCCGGGCCGACATTCTCGGCCGGCACGCCACCCAGCTCGGTGACCCGGGCCGGGCCGGGGACCGGCTGTCGGGCTGGCTCGCGGTCACCGCCGACCAGGTGACCCAGTTGGCCGCCGAGCTGCTCGGTCCCGAGGACCGGGCGACCCTGACCTACCTGCCGGAGAAAGAGGGAACGGCGTGA
- a CDS encoding M12 family metallo-peptidase: MTIPSLPAAEGGRVAPRRRLAAIAVAALAAGVLPVLTTPTPAAAAPPSGNYWAKLGENSAARAAGPTDIRASRYTGYTLDRAGLASALDRAPQERIAAADADALVVSLPTPDGEFQRFELVDSPVMAPGLAARHPEIRTYAGKGLDDPTARVRADLTPLGFHASVRSEHGVWYVDPYSRQDQSRYASYYVKDSVNPDAPFAEREDVASTAEALADDVGSAPSTTAGGDVQLRTYRLALVTDPSYATYFGPENVTAAKVTLVNRVTQIYEDETAIRLVLVDETDKTNLNTSAEAIGANGPCGIAPCYTAAQLTSCGSGTLSRNQIVLGQLVGAGNYDVGHIGLGVNGGGIAGLGVVGGANKARGCTGLPTPVGDFFAVDYVAHEIGHQFAGNHTFNGTQWNCSGGNRSAANSYEPGSGSSIMAYAGICQQDNLQPHSDPYWSQRSYTEITSYITSNRPAINEVQNVSLRDFDTAGDSFTISYAGGESAPIVRGGNYTTGGIKAAIEAIPGWPAGAMVGVAAFGGTGVLDDTGFQVTFASGPVAATNVGALAVTAGTGASGFVGETAKGGAVDNGGWKVEETANHAPVVTVPAAYTIPVRTPFALTGGATDADGDTLTYLWEQNDRGAAAGTALVSNSKVNGPLFRQFGTAAIVSPTDTLEYHSPGLNAVTTNPTRVFPDLVQIARNNTNARTGTCPAAPPVPPTGGASNVPPEVVDCYSEFLPTAAWTGFTGDRTLHFRLTARDARPGGGGIGSADTALTLAPAAGPFLVTSQSSGEAVTGGTALPVSWDVAGTDAAPIGVSEVKISLSVDGGNTFPHVLAERTANDGTETVSLPNVGAKAARIKVEAVGNVFFDLNDADFALRAGPEVTLDPPAQVVTVQYSDPVVPEVQVRATDPDGTAAGLTATATGLPTGLVLGGGKAPDEPDTAPGTAVWGIVGNNRATPGDYPVTVTVSDADGLTGTVSFLIRVVPEQAEVTYTGDSLTSGKTAAGTPVLLQATLREVSPYTGPEPWPGDVGTATVTFAAGSRTLCTDVPAPLGTPDFAAVASCTATLPTGGHDVTVTLGGNYAGSTSARVEVARPDTRVVLGGGSVTPTRSAGAYPVDPKSRADFTVLVAQTPLGGTGTATLSFRSEGRKYEIRGVGLDSFGVRSSGGTDRLDLRTRAGLYDVTDPRRTVTVATGLTLRVTGTDRGLLSGKDGIGVTLTEGDRLLLSTDWTGLTTQEINLTGGTLLVL, encoded by the coding sequence TTGACCATTCCCTCGTTACCCGCCGCCGAGGGCGGCCGGGTGGCGCCGCGCCGCCGCCTGGCCGCCATCGCGGTCGCCGCGCTGGCAGCCGGCGTACTGCCGGTGCTGACCACCCCCACACCCGCCGCCGCCGCACCCCCGTCCGGCAACTACTGGGCCAAGCTGGGCGAGAACTCGGCCGCCAGGGCCGCCGGTCCCACCGACATCCGGGCCAGCCGGTACACCGGTTACACCCTCGACCGGGCCGGCCTGGCCTCGGCGCTGGACCGGGCGCCACAGGAACGGATCGCGGCCGCCGACGCCGACGCGCTCGTCGTGTCGCTGCCCACTCCGGACGGCGAATTCCAGCGCTTCGAGCTGGTGGACTCGCCGGTGATGGCGCCCGGCCTCGCCGCCCGGCACCCGGAGATCCGGACGTACGCCGGCAAGGGGCTGGACGATCCGACCGCGAGGGTCCGGGCCGACCTCACCCCGCTGGGCTTCCACGCCTCGGTCCGCTCCGAGCACGGCGTCTGGTACGTCGACCCGTACAGCCGGCAGGACCAGAGCCGGTACGCCAGCTACTACGTCAAGGACAGCGTCAACCCGGACGCCCCGTTCGCGGAGCGTGAGGACGTCGCCAGTACCGCCGAGGCGCTCGCCGACGACGTCGGGTCCGCCCCGTCGACCACGGCCGGCGGAGACGTCCAACTGCGGACGTACCGGCTCGCCCTGGTGACCGACCCGTCCTACGCCACCTACTTCGGCCCGGAGAACGTCACCGCGGCCAAGGTGACGTTGGTGAACCGGGTCACCCAGATCTACGAGGACGAGACCGCGATCCGGCTGGTACTGGTCGACGAGACCGACAAGACCAACCTGAACACCTCGGCCGAGGCGATCGGCGCGAACGGCCCGTGCGGTATCGCCCCCTGTTACACGGCGGCACAGCTCACCTCCTGCGGCAGCGGCACGCTGAGCCGCAACCAGATCGTGCTCGGCCAGCTCGTCGGCGCCGGAAACTACGACGTCGGGCACATCGGCCTCGGCGTCAACGGCGGCGGGATCGCCGGGCTGGGCGTGGTCGGCGGGGCCAACAAGGCACGCGGCTGCACCGGCCTGCCGACCCCGGTCGGTGACTTCTTCGCCGTCGACTACGTGGCGCACGAGATCGGGCACCAGTTCGCCGGCAACCACACCTTCAACGGCACCCAGTGGAACTGCTCCGGCGGAAACCGCAGCGCCGCCAACTCGTACGAGCCGGGCAGCGGTTCGTCGATCATGGCGTACGCCGGGATCTGTCAGCAGGACAACCTGCAACCGCACAGCGACCCGTACTGGTCGCAGCGCAGCTACACCGAGATCACCAGTTACATCACGTCGAACCGTCCCGCGATCAACGAGGTGCAGAACGTCTCGCTGCGCGACTTCGACACCGCCGGTGACTCGTTCACGATCAGCTACGCGGGCGGGGAGTCCGCGCCGATCGTCCGGGGCGGCAACTACACCACCGGTGGGATCAAGGCCGCCATCGAGGCGATCCCGGGCTGGCCGGCCGGCGCCATGGTCGGCGTCGCGGCGTTCGGCGGCACCGGAGTACTCGACGACACCGGTTTCCAGGTCACCTTCGCCAGTGGACCGGTCGCGGCCACCAACGTCGGCGCGCTCGCCGTCACCGCCGGCACCGGCGCGTCCGGCTTCGTCGGCGAGACGGCCAAGGGCGGCGCGGTGGACAACGGTGGCTGGAAGGTCGAGGAGACCGCCAACCACGCCCCGGTGGTCACCGTTCCGGCCGCGTACACCATCCCGGTCCGTACGCCGTTCGCGCTGACCGGTGGCGCCACCGACGCGGACGGCGACACGCTGACGTACCTGTGGGAGCAGAACGACCGAGGGGCCGCCGCCGGAACCGCGCTGGTCAGCAACAGCAAGGTCAACGGTCCGCTGTTCCGCCAGTTCGGCACGGCGGCGATCGTCAGCCCGACCGACACCCTGGAGTACCACTCCCCCGGGTTGAACGCGGTGACCACCAACCCCACCCGGGTCTTCCCCGACCTGGTGCAGATCGCGAGGAACAACACCAACGCCAGGACCGGGACCTGCCCGGCCGCGCCGCCGGTTCCGCCGACCGGCGGAGCCAGCAACGTCCCGCCGGAGGTCGTCGACTGCTACTCGGAGTTCCTGCCCACCGCCGCCTGGACCGGCTTCACCGGTGACCGGACCCTGCACTTCCGGCTCACCGCCCGGGACGCCCGCCCCGGCGGCGGCGGCATCGGCAGCGCCGACACGGCACTGACCCTCGCCCCGGCCGCCGGCCCGTTCCTGGTCACCTCGCAGTCCTCCGGCGAGGCCGTCACCGGCGGCACCGCGCTACCGGTGAGCTGGGACGTGGCCGGCACCGACGCCGCACCGATCGGCGTCAGCGAGGTGAAGATCTCGCTCTCCGTCGACGGCGGAAACACCTTCCCGCACGTGCTGGCCGAACGGACCGCCAACGACGGCACCGAGACGGTGAGCCTGCCGAACGTCGGCGCGAAGGCGGCCCGGATCAAGGTGGAGGCGGTCGGCAACGTCTTCTTCGACCTGAACGACGCCGACTTCGCGCTCCGGGCCGGGCCGGAGGTCACCCTCGACCCACCGGCCCAGGTCGTGACGGTCCAGTACAGCGACCCCGTGGTACCGGAGGTCCAGGTCCGGGCGACCGACCCGGACGGCACCGCGGCCGGGCTCACCGCGACCGCCACCGGGCTTCCCACCGGCCTGGTCCTGGGCGGCGGCAAGGCACCGGACGAACCGGACACGGCCCCCGGTACCGCCGTCTGGGGCATCGTCGGGAACAACCGGGCGACCCCTGGCGACTACCCGGTGACGGTGACCGTCTCCGACGCCGACGGACTGACCGGGACCGTCTCGTTCCTGATCCGGGTCGTGCCGGAGCAGGCCGAGGTGACGTACACCGGCGACAGCCTGACGTCCGGCAAGACCGCCGCCGGCACGCCCGTCCTGCTCCAGGCCACCCTCCGGGAGGTCTCGCCGTACACCGGGCCCGAACCGTGGCCGGGTGACGTCGGCACCGCGACGGTGACCTTCGCGGCCGGCAGTCGCACGCTCTGCACGGACGTGCCGGCCCCGCTCGGTACGCCCGACTTCGCCGCCGTGGCCAGCTGTACGGCGACCCTGCCGACCGGCGGCCACGACGTCACCGTCACGCTCGGCGGCAACTACGCGGGCAGCACCTCGGCCCGGGTCGAGGTGGCCCGGCCGGACACCCGGGTGGTGCTCGGCGGCGGTTCGGTGACCCCGACCCGGTCCGCCGGGGCGTACCCGGTGGATCCGAAGTCCCGGGCCGACTTCACGGTGCTCGTCGCGCAGACCCCACTCGGCGGCACCGGTACGGCGACCCTGTCGTTCCGCTCCGAGGGCCGGAAGTACGAGATCCGCGGCGTCGGCCTCGACTCGTTCGGCGTACGGTCCAGCGGCGGCACCGACCGGCTGGACCTGCGTACCCGGGCCGGCCTGTACGACGTCACCGATCCCCGCCGCACGGTAACGGTGGCCACCGGACTCACCCTCCGGGTCACCGGCACCGACCGTGGCCTGCTCAGTGGGAAGGACGGCATCGGGGTCACCCTGACCGAGGGTGACCGGCTACTCCTCTCCACCGACTGGACCGGGCTGACCACGCAGGAGATCAACCTGACCGGCGGGACCCTCCTGGTCCTGTGA